In a single window of the candidate division WOR-3 bacterium genome:
- a CDS encoding YbhB/YbcL family Raf kinase inhibitor-like protein, translated as MKITSSAFINNGVIPEKYTCDGEDVNPPLEFIDVPENTKTLTLIVDDPDAPMGTWVHWVLYNISPDCRKIEENSVPKGAMEGINDFRKRTYGGPCPPSGTHRYFFKLYALDCEINLKGAVTKQDLEKAMDGHVIAKAELIGLYRRKR; from the coding sequence ATGAAAATTACAAGTTCTGCCTTTATAAATAATGGTGTTATTCCAGAGAAATATACCTGTGATGGTGAAGATGTGAATCCACCATTGGAATTTATTGATGTTCCTGAAAATACAAAAACTTTGACATTGATTGTGGATGATCCAGATGCTCCAATGGGAACATGGGTACACTGGGTTTTGTATAATATATCGCCAGATTGTAGGAAAATAGAAGAAAATTCTGTTCCCAAAGGTGCAATGGAAGGGATTAATGATTTCAGGAAACGCACATATGGTGGTCCCTGTCCACCATCGGGAACCCATAGATATTTTTTTAAGCTCTATGCGCTTGATTGTGAAATTAATTTAAAAGGAGCGGTTACAAAACAAGATTTAGAAAAAGCTATGGATGGACATGTCATTGCTAAGGCAGAACTAATAGGTCTGTATAGAAGAAAAAGATAA